A window of Pedobacter lusitanus contains these coding sequences:
- a CDS encoding RDD family protein, whose product MKPEEEINYIVVVNGKPEGPYDFEHLKKMNIVAGTFIRKPGMDDYKEAHEFAELRALFGFSYEKTAPQYFASFDQRLLASVIDYFILFLVYILLILLSFAFVKEQGERITFALLFLPVIPVFKFIYGVFAEASVKQGTIGKRLLSIKVTDLKGSRIGVLTSFFRNLAKILSVAPLFFGYLYSFLNKKQQCFHDAAAGTLVIKDRLL is encoded by the coding sequence TTGAAACCTGAAGAAGAGATTAATTATATCGTAGTAGTCAATGGAAAGCCAGAAGGACCATACGATTTTGAACATTTAAAGAAGATGAATATCGTAGCGGGAACTTTTATCAGAAAGCCCGGAATGGATGATTATAAAGAAGCGCACGAGTTTGCTGAACTCCGTGCGCTTTTTGGTTTCAGTTATGAGAAGACAGCCCCGCAATATTTTGCTTCGTTTGATCAGCGTCTGCTGGCTTCTGTTATTGATTATTTCATCTTATTCCTGGTTTATATTTTGTTAATTCTGCTCAGTTTTGCTTTTGTTAAAGAACAGGGAGAACGGATTACTTTTGCCTTGCTGTTTTTACCGGTAATTCCGGTGTTTAAGTTTATTTATGGCGTCTTTGCAGAGGCTTCTGTAAAGCAGGGGACAATTGGCAAGAGGTTATTAAGTATCAAAGTGACAGATTTGAAGGGAAGCAGAATAGGTGTGCTGACTTCCTTTTTCAGGAACCTGGCCAAGATTTTATCTGTAGCTCCTTTATTCTTCGGGTATCTGTATAGTTTTCTGAATAAAAAGCAACAGTGTTTCCATGATGCAGCTGCCGGGACTTTAGTTATTAAAGATCGTTTGTTATAA
- the hemB gene encoding porphobilinogen synthase, whose protein sequence is MLHRPRRLRKNPIVREMMAETKLSKDMFVYPYFIVPGNGVKHGIDSMPGVNHFSTDMLIRDVEKGMELGINKIMLFGVGDEKSEDARSAYHDHSLVPAAVRELKKNFGDDLYIVTDVCVCSYTTHGHCGILKDDYVQNDETVEVIAKMALTHVQAGADMLAPSDMMDGRIGAMRNLLDQHGYVNAAIMSHATKFASAYYGPFREAADCAPSKGDRKAYQMDFRNPEEALREALLDQSEGADVLMVKPALAYMDVIHNLKQNTDLPIACYNVSGEYAMVKAAAQKGWIDEQKIVMETMYAFARAGASIITTYHIRDIVEKNWM, encoded by the coding sequence ATGTTGCACCGTCCACGTAGATTAAGAAAGAACCCGATTGTAAGAGAGATGATGGCTGAAACTAAACTGTCGAAAGACATGTTTGTTTATCCATATTTTATTGTTCCTGGAAACGGAGTGAAACATGGTATTGATTCCATGCCTGGAGTAAATCATTTTTCGACTGACATGTTAATCAGAGATGTTGAAAAAGGAATGGAGCTGGGTATAAATAAAATCATGCTTTTTGGTGTGGGAGATGAGAAATCTGAAGATGCGCGTTCTGCCTATCATGATCATTCTCTGGTACCTGCTGCCGTTCGTGAACTGAAGAAAAACTTTGGTGATGATTTGTATATCGTTACGGATGTTTGTGTTTGTTCTTATACCACACATGGACATTGCGGTATTCTGAAAGATGATTATGTACAAAATGATGAAACGGTAGAAGTTATCGCTAAAATGGCCCTTACACATGTGCAGGCTGGTGCTGATATGCTGGCTCCTTCTGATATGATGGATGGACGTATCGGCGCAATGAGAAACTTACTGGATCAGCATGGTTATGTAAACGCAGCAATCATGTCGCATGCTACTAAATTTGCCTCGGCTTATTACGGGCCTTTCAGAGAGGCTGCTGACTGCGCGCCTAGTAAAGGTGACAGGAAAGCTTATCAGATGGATTTCAGGAATCCTGAAGAAGCTCTGCGTGAAGCATTACTTGATCAGAGTGAGGGAGCAGATGTGCTGATGGTTAAACCAGCACTGGCTTATATGGATGTAATTCATAATCTGAAACAAAATACTGATTTGCCTATCGCCTGTTATAATGTATCAGGAGAATACGCAATGGTTAAAGCGGCTGCGCAAAAAGGCTGGATTGATGAACAAAAGATAGTAATGGAAACTATGTATGCCTTCGCACGTGCGGGAGCAAGTATAATTACCACTTACCATATAAGAGATATTGTAGAAAAGAACTGGATGTAA
- a CDS encoding PspC domain-containing protein — protein MENRLLRNEHDKIIAGVSSGLAEYMQVDVTIIRLLFVLSTIFLVGTGILVYLVMWIVVPVNNDPAARFSKFNDYFKKQNDFQGFNTPPPFGQQNTAGGTGQENPEVKGNPATDWQNPLDFKSLPKNNDTGRTVGGLFLLVIGLYFLMNEFHIIPYWFRLGKLWPLVFVAIGLSFILKAKRKNTWEDWKNQQHGEADTTAQRPASEEPVKPSDQAADHQL, from the coding sequence ATGGAAAACAGATTATTAAGAAACGAACATGACAAGATAATTGCGGGCGTTTCATCAGGATTAGCAGAATATATGCAGGTAGATGTAACTATCATCAGATTGTTATTTGTATTGTCAACTATATTTTTGGTAGGAACAGGGATCCTGGTTTATCTGGTAATGTGGATTGTTGTACCGGTTAATAATGATCCGGCTGCGAGGTTTTCAAAATTTAATGATTACTTCAAAAAACAAAATGATTTTCAGGGTTTTAATACCCCGCCACCGTTCGGACAGCAAAATACAGCGGGAGGTACCGGACAGGAAAATCCGGAAGTAAAAGGTAACCCGGCAACTGACTGGCAAAATCCTTTGGATTTTAAATCTTTGCCTAAAAATAATGATACTGGCCGTACTGTTGGGGGATTATTCCTTCTGGTCATCGGTTTATATTTTCTGATGAATGAGTTTCACATTATACCGTATTGGTTTAGACTGGGCAAGTTATGGCCTCTTGTATTTGTTGCGATCGGATTAAGTTTTATTCTGAAAGCCAAACGTAAAAATACATGGGAAGACTGGAAAAATCAGCAACACGGGGAAGCAGATACTACGGCGCAGAGACCAGCTTCAGAAGAACCTGTAAAACCATCTGATCAGGCGGCTGATCATCAATTGTAA
- a CDS encoding alpha/beta hydrolase family protein — protein sequence MLKKEQFILSGSKDKTISGDLIYDDNYTDQPCILFVHGFKGFKDWGAHNLVAASFAAQGYRYFKFNLSHSGVTAQQPNDVTDLNAFAENTVSMELQDVDTVINYIAHTYPLSPIYLIGHSRGGALVILKGAADSRIHKIITWSAIADFSSLWKKDQEEEWLSSGKIFVENARTKEKMPLNSTLLEDFNAHKDEFDVIHAAAKVKIPWLILHGDDDINVNFSIAQQLAQAQPMARLQKIKGANHVFGASHPYTEKELPAQLSEVCKKTLDFLKSPGL from the coding sequence ATGCTTAAAAAAGAACAATTTATTTTATCCGGTTCTAAAGATAAAACAATTTCCGGAGACCTCATTTATGATGACAATTATACAGATCAACCCTGCATTTTATTTGTACATGGCTTCAAAGGTTTTAAAGACTGGGGGGCTCATAATCTTGTAGCAGCCAGTTTTGCTGCCCAGGGATACCGCTATTTTAAGTTTAATTTAAGCCACAGCGGTGTAACTGCACAGCAACCCAACGACGTTACTGATTTAAATGCATTTGCAGAAAATACAGTAAGCATGGAGCTGCAGGATGTGGATACAGTCATCAACTATATTGCTCACACCTATCCTTTGAGCCCTATATACCTCATTGGTCATAGCCGTGGTGGTGCCCTCGTTATCCTGAAAGGTGCAGCAGATTCCCGTATTCATAAAATAATTACCTGGTCTGCCATTGCAGATTTCAGTTCTCTGTGGAAAAAAGATCAGGAAGAAGAATGGCTGTCGTCAGGAAAGATTTTTGTAGAAAATGCAAGAACAAAAGAAAAGATGCCCTTAAATAGTACACTCCTGGAAGATTTCAATGCTCATAAAGATGAATTTGATGTTATTCATGCCGCAGCAAAAGTCAAAATACCCTGGCTGATTCTGCATGGTGATGATGATATCAATGTAAATTTCAGTATTGCACAGCAGCTGGCTCAGGCACAACCAATGGCCAGATTACAAAAGATCAAAGGAGCTAATCATGTATTTGGTGCCAGTCATCCCTATACAGAAAAAGAATTACCTGCTCAACTCTCGGAGGTATGCAAAAAAACTCTTGATTTTTTAAAAAGCCCCGGACTGTAA
- the hemL gene encoding glutamate-1-semialdehyde 2,1-aminomutase, with amino-acid sequence MLESLKKMFSGNEGDMPVNTGSKPDISREKSAELYEKAKNYFPGGVNSPVRAFKSVYGTPLFIQKGDGCFVWDADGNQFIDFCGSWGPLILGHNPAKVREKVIETMQNGMSFGAPTALENELAELVIKNNKHVEKIRFTSSGTEAVMSAIRLARGYTKRDKILKFEGCYHGHSDSLLVKAGSGLVTFGETSSLGVPKSFAEETIVVPLNDTAALTQAFAQFKDQLAAVIIEGIPANNGLLMQDPAYIEFLQKICKDNGTLLIFDEVITGFRLGFEGAAGYYNAKPDIVTYGKILGGGLPVGMYGASAEIMGQISPDGGVYQAGTLSGNPVAMAAGIAQLTELLKSGFYKELNAKATEFAEGIQRFATARNYKFKVFHVGSIFWFAFTDRDKIQCADDIDPASMEKFKVMHRELLNRGIYLGPSGYEVGFVSAAHTKIELEKAKRAILEALDIVFRNK; translated from the coding sequence ATGTTAGAATCGTTAAAAAAGATGTTTTCCGGCAACGAAGGAGATATGCCTGTAAATACTGGAAGTAAACCTGATATTTCAAGAGAGAAATCGGCAGAGCTGTATGAAAAGGCAAAAAACTATTTTCCGGGCGGAGTAAATTCACCTGTAAGAGCATTTAAATCTGTTTACGGTACGCCACTATTCATTCAGAAAGGTGACGGATGTTTTGTCTGGGATGCAGATGGAAATCAGTTTATTGATTTCTGCGGAAGCTGGGGACCTTTAATTTTAGGTCATAATCCAGCTAAAGTAAGGGAGAAGGTGATCGAAACCATGCAGAATGGAATGAGTTTTGGTGCACCAACTGCTTTGGAAAATGAGCTTGCAGAATTAGTTATAAAAAACAATAAGCACGTTGAAAAAATTCGTTTTACGAGTTCTGGTACAGAAGCGGTAATGTCTGCTATCCGTCTGGCACGTGGTTATACCAAAAGAGATAAGATCCTTAAATTTGAAGGTTGTTATCATGGGCATAGTGATTCTTTACTGGTAAAGGCTGGTTCTGGTCTGGTTACATTTGGTGAGACCTCCTCTTTGGGTGTACCTAAATCTTTTGCTGAAGAAACAATTGTTGTTCCTTTGAACGATACAGCCGCTTTAACACAAGCTTTTGCTCAGTTTAAAGATCAGCTGGCCGCAGTAATTATTGAAGGTATTCCGGCAAATAATGGTTTGCTGATGCAGGATCCTGCTTATATCGAATTCCTGCAGAAAATCTGTAAGGATAATGGTACTTTATTGATTTTTGATGAAGTAATTACAGGTTTCCGTTTAGGATTTGAAGGTGCTGCGGGTTATTATAATGCAAAGCCGGATATTGTTACCTATGGTAAGATATTAGGTGGTGGTTTACCGGTCGGGATGTATGGTGCATCGGCAGAAATTATGGGACAAATCTCTCCTGATGGCGGTGTGTATCAGGCTGGTACTCTATCAGGAAATCCTGTAGCAATGGCAGCGGGTATTGCCCAGTTGACTGAACTGCTGAAATCTGGTTTCTATAAAGAACTGAATGCAAAAGCTACTGAATTTGCTGAAGGTATACAGCGCTTCGCAACTGCAAGAAATTATAAATTCAAAGTATTTCATGTAGGTTCTATCTTCTGGTTCGCTTTTACGGACAGAGACAAAATACAATGTGCGGATGATATTGATCCGGCCAGTATGGAAAAATTCAAGGTAATGCACCGTGAATTGTTAAACAGGGGGATTTATTTAGGCCCTTCTGGTTATGAAGTGGGATTTGTTTCTGCCGCGCATACCAAAATTGAACTGGAGAAGGCTAAAAGAGCTATTCTTGAAGCATTGGACATTGTTTTTAGGAATAAGTAA
- the ispG gene encoding (E)-4-hydroxy-3-methylbut-2-enyl-diphosphate synthase, with translation MENVTAQKELAGGYCNHLNQYSRFLTREVSIGDIPMGGLNPIRIQSMTTTDTMDTIGTVEQTIRMMESGCEYVRITAPSMKEAENLANIKKELRFRGYNVPLVADIHFTPNAAEAAARIVEKVRVNPGNYADKKRFENIEYTQQAYQAELDRIYKKFSPLVKICKEYGTAMRIGTNHGSLSDRIMSQYGDTPRGMVESAMEFMRICEDLNYYNLVISMKASNTQVMVQAYRLLVETMVKEGMNYPLHLGVTEAGDGEDGRIKSAVGIGTLLEDGLGDTIRVSLTEDPEFEAPVAKALADRYANRSAGVITNERIEIRDLPYSPYEYNRRITKPVQHIGGHHHPVVMLDVSSKNLKDPYFLAEVGYQYSAGLDKYNMADQACDLVYLADSLPSFSFPGNLRQVYNYRTWLGLKDKNNCHPLIKLEDYATTALKDPILNLVSVNARNYNKVLLALLDETVVLVLETSSESGMMEQRDFFVALLKSENQIPVIIKRSYAAISADDLQLYAATDLGALFTDGFGDGIWIDAPMTVGLPVMNSTSFGILQATRTRISKTEYISCPSCGRTLFDLQETTQLIRSRTDHLKGIKIGIMGCIVNGPGEMADADYGYVGTGPDKITLYRGKEVVKKNVNSARALDDLIDLIKEDGNWTEVK, from the coding sequence ATGGAAAACGTAACAGCACAAAAAGAATTGGCCGGAGGGTATTGCAATCATTTAAATCAGTATTCCAGGTTCTTAACACGTGAGGTTTCTATAGGAGATATTCCTATGGGTGGGTTGAATCCTATCAGGATACAGTCTATGACTACTACTGACACGATGGATACTATCGGGACAGTAGAGCAGACCATAAGAATGATGGAGTCTGGATGTGAGTATGTAAGGATTACTGCTCCGAGTATGAAAGAAGCAGAAAATCTGGCAAATATCAAAAAGGAGTTACGTTTCAGAGGGTATAATGTACCTTTGGTTGCGGATATACATTTTACACCCAATGCTGCGGAAGCGGCAGCCCGTATTGTTGAGAAAGTAAGGGTTAATCCGGGTAATTATGCTGATAAAAAACGTTTTGAGAATATAGAATATACCCAGCAGGCTTATCAGGCTGAGCTGGATCGTATTTATAAGAAGTTTTCACCTCTGGTAAAGATCTGTAAGGAATATGGAACTGCTATGCGTATAGGCACGAATCATGGTTCTTTATCAGACAGAATTATGAGTCAGTATGGTGATACTCCCCGTGGTATGGTAGAATCTGCTATGGAATTTATGCGGATTTGTGAAGATCTGAATTATTATAACCTGGTCATTTCCATGAAAGCGAGTAATACGCAGGTAATGGTGCAGGCCTATCGCTTGCTGGTAGAAACCATGGTCAAAGAGGGGATGAATTATCCGCTTCATCTTGGTGTTACTGAAGCTGGTGATGGTGAAGATGGAAGAATTAAATCTGCAGTAGGTATTGGTACTTTACTGGAAGATGGGTTGGGTGATACCATCCGGGTTTCTTTAACAGAAGACCCTGAATTTGAAGCACCAGTGGCAAAAGCTCTGGCTGACCGCTATGCAAACAGATCAGCTGGTGTGATAACCAATGAACGGATTGAAATTCGGGATTTGCCATACAGCCCATATGAATACAATCGCAGAATTACCAAACCTGTACAGCATATCGGAGGTCATCATCATCCTGTGGTTATGCTGGATGTCTCTTCGAAGAATCTTAAAGACCCCTATTTTTTAGCTGAGGTTGGCTATCAATACAGTGCGGGTCTGGATAAATATAATATGGCCGATCAGGCTTGCGATCTGGTTTATTTAGCAGACTCACTGCCATCTTTCTCTTTTCCGGGTAATCTGCGTCAGGTTTATAATTACCGGACGTGGCTGGGATTAAAGGATAAAAATAATTGTCATCCGCTGATTAAACTGGAAGATTATGCAACAACCGCATTAAAGGATCCTATTCTGAATCTGGTTAGCGTAAATGCAAGAAATTATAATAAAGTTTTACTGGCTTTGCTTGATGAAACAGTTGTATTGGTACTGGAGACATCTTCAGAATCAGGGATGATGGAACAGAGAGACTTTTTTGTCGCCCTGCTTAAAAGTGAAAATCAAATTCCTGTAATTATCAAAAGATCTTACGCTGCGATCAGCGCGGATGATCTGCAGTTATATGCAGCTACAGATTTAGGTGCTTTATTTACGGATGGCTTTGGTGATGGGATATGGATTGATGCACCAATGACGGTTGGTCTTCCGGTGATGAATTCTACAAGTTTTGGAATTCTACAGGCAACCAGAACAAGAATTTCTAAAACTGAGTATATTTCCTGTCCAAGCTGTGGAAGAACATTGTTCGATCTGCAGGAAACGACGCAGCTGATACGCTCAAGAACGGATCACCTGAAAGGGATTAAAATAGGGATAATGGGCTGTATAGTAAATGGCCCGGGTGAAATGGCCGATGCTGATTACGGTTATGTTGGTACAGGGCCTGATAAAATCACCTTGTATCGTGGAAAAGAAGTAGTGAAAAAGAATGTGAATTCCGCCCGTGCACTGGATGATCTTATTGATCTGATCAAAGAAGATGGCAACTGGACGGAAGTAAAATAA
- a CDS encoding LiaF transmembrane domain-containing protein, translating into MKLNRVMWGIVLLFVGAVLLLENFDVINFYWRNVWSFWPVFLIIAGVNILFNRNKSETGNMISLGVLVIMLGFIFYRGQQPPANRNWIGERFSKDLDLDLDSVEDGESQKLNFAEPMIAADSAKKTVLNISGGGTSFNLSGETDQLITAEVERRNGNFILQKESTDSVNTLTFKMKDKKGNWSLGNGGNDVDLKLNKKPEWTVNMNMGAGEVKLDLSAYKLRSFRFDGGAASVDLKVGAQLPITDVVVKTGVASVEINIPETSGCRIKTKTGLSAKDFPGFTKVDNNNYETSNYSSSTKKIFINLDGGLSNFEVNRY; encoded by the coding sequence ATGAAACTGAATAGAGTAATGTGGGGCATAGTCCTGCTATTTGTAGGGGCAGTTCTTTTGTTAGAGAATTTTGATGTTATAAATTTTTACTGGAGAAATGTATGGAGCTTCTGGCCTGTATTTCTGATTATTGCGGGTGTAAACATCCTGTTTAACAGAAATAAATCGGAAACCGGAAATATGATATCTCTGGGGGTACTGGTTATCATGCTTGGCTTTATCTTTTACCGAGGACAGCAACCTCCTGCTAACAGAAATTGGATAGGTGAGCGTTTTTCAAAGGATCTTGATCTTGATTTAGATAGTGTGGAGGACGGAGAAAGCCAGAAACTGAATTTTGCGGAACCAATGATTGCTGCAGACAGTGCTAAAAAGACTGTTCTTAATATTTCGGGCGGTGGTACTTCATTTAATTTATCAGGAGAAACTGATCAGCTGATTACTGCTGAAGTGGAACGCAGAAACGGTAATTTCATTCTTCAGAAAGAAAGCACGGATTCTGTAAATACGCTGACTTTTAAAATGAAAGATAAAAAAGGAAACTGGTCTCTTGGAAATGGGGGGAATGATGTAGATCTGAAACTCAACAAAAAACCTGAGTGGACTGTAAATATGAATATGGGTGCTGGTGAAGTGAAGCTGGATTTGTCAGCATATAAACTGAGAAGTTTCAGATTTGATGGTGGTGCGGCATCTGTAGATCTGAAGGTAGGAGCGCAGCTGCCAATTACAGATGTGGTTGTGAAAACAGGCGTCGCTTCAGTAGAAATCAATATTCCTGAAACATCTGGTTGCAGGATCAAAACAAAAACCGGTCTTTCTGCAAAAGATTTCCCGGGTTTTACAAAGGTTGATAACAACAACTATGAAACTTCAAATTATAGTTCATCCACAAAAAAGATTTTTATTAATCTGGACGGAGGATTGAGTAATTTTGAGGTGAACAGATATTAA
- the hemC gene encoding hydroxymethylbilane synthase, whose amino-acid sequence MMKKLIIGTRGSDLALWQANYTKDKLAEIGVEAELKIIKTQGDKILNLRLDKLEGKGFFTKELEEELLSGSIDLAVHSHKDLPTTHPAGLTIAAVSEREDASELLLILKDCVDVTQKLSLKTGAQVGTSSNRRKAQLLALRTDLNIEDLRGNVNTRIQKLRDEKYDAILLAKAGVNRLNLDLSEFHTEVIDPTELIPAPAQGVLAIQIRENDQELYDILQKIHDADTAEEIGVERKVLNLFEGGCHMPLGCYCKKENGQYEVWTSKALTADDFPNRLFFRVDNLAGLAEKIVAKYDKDRKLPSRVFISREIGEHNYFRRALETNHIEIEGRSLIRTFPIVNVLDPFYLKHINWIFFSSRNGVEYFFKLKPVLPKHTKFGVVGRGSEDALRKHGHKADYVGESGDITEVGEDFSVLVRNQTVLFPRAQDSLQSIQKSLAEDTKIIDLPIYETVIEENIDHTYADVLIFTSPSNVEAYFADNLLDPGQKVIAIGNSTGKKFEEMGVEYVLPYSPDEIGLAEAVFGIDIK is encoded by the coding sequence ATGATGAAAAAACTTATTATCGGAACAAGAGGCAGTGATCTTGCATTGTGGCAAGCCAATTATACGAAAGACAAACTTGCGGAAATTGGTGTAGAAGCTGAACTGAAGATCATTAAAACCCAGGGTGATAAAATACTAAACCTGAGGCTGGACAAACTTGAAGGAAAAGGTTTTTTTACCAAAGAGCTTGAAGAAGAATTATTAAGCGGAAGCATAGATCTTGCTGTACACTCTCATAAAGATCTGCCAACAACACATCCTGCAGGATTAACAATCGCGGCAGTCTCCGAACGTGAAGATGCCTCTGAATTACTGCTTATTTTAAAAGACTGTGTAGATGTTACGCAGAAACTTTCTTTGAAAACCGGTGCACAGGTAGGGACCTCATCCAACAGACGTAAAGCACAGTTACTTGCGCTAAGAACAGATCTTAATATTGAAGACCTGCGTGGTAATGTGAATACGCGCATTCAGAAACTGAGAGATGAGAAATATGATGCTATTTTACTGGCAAAAGCAGGTGTAAACCGCCTGAACCTTGACTTGTCTGAATTTCATACGGAAGTTATTGATCCGACTGAGCTGATTCCTGCACCTGCACAAGGGGTTCTGGCTATTCAGATCAGAGAAAATGATCAGGAATTATATGATATCCTTCAAAAAATTCATGATGCAGATACTGCTGAAGAAATTGGGGTGGAACGTAAAGTTCTGAATCTTTTTGAAGGAGGGTGCCATATGCCTTTAGGTTGTTACTGTAAAAAAGAAAATGGTCAGTATGAGGTCTGGACTTCAAAAGCATTAACTGCTGATGATTTTCCAAATCGTTTATTCTTCCGGGTGGATAACCTGGCAGGGCTGGCTGAAAAAATTGTTGCTAAATATGACAAGGATAGAAAACTTCCTTCAAGAGTATTTATTTCCAGAGAAATCGGGGAACACAATTACTTTAGAAGAGCGTTGGAAACTAACCATATAGAAATAGAAGGAAGATCACTGATCCGCACTTTTCCTATCGTAAATGTACTTGATCCTTTTTATCTTAAACACATAAACTGGATATTTTTCAGTAGTCGTAATGGAGTAGAATACTTCTTTAAACTGAAACCTGTATTACCTAAACATACCAAATTTGGCGTTGTGGGCAGAGGATCTGAAGATGCACTTAGAAAACATGGTCATAAAGCTGATTATGTTGGCGAAAGTGGTGATATCACAGAAGTAGGCGAAGATTTTTCTGTACTGGTTAGAAATCAGACTGTTTTATTTCCGCGTGCACAGGATTCATTGCAGAGCATTCAGAAATCCCTGGCCGAAGACACGAAAATTATTGATCTGCCTATTTATGAGACAGTCATTGAAGAAAATATAGATCATACTTATGCTGATGTACTAATCTTTACCAGTCCTTCCAATGTAGAAGCTTATTTTGCTGATAATTTACTGGATCCGGGACAAAAGGTAATTGCTATAGGCAATTCAACAGGAAAGAAATTTGAGGAAATGGGTGTTGAATATGTTCTTCCTTATTCACCTGATGAAATTGGTCTGGCAGAAGCAGTATTCGGAATAGATATTAAATAA
- the hemA gene encoding glutamyl-tRNA reductase, whose product MEYLKILAFTHKQIDLKSLGKLVICEQTLDDRLKNIQNELDVKEIFYIGTCNRVEFVFTTAHELDREFILRFLTVLDMGLPEAYMDRFLENVSVYEQVEAFNHLLRTSCSLESLVVGEKEILAQVRRAYEACRISGFTADYMRMIMNRVVKTAKEVYTHTNISKNPVSVVSLAYRKLRDLTITASSRILIIGAGETNKNLAQYLKKHKYSNFSIFNRTVENAESLAKDLNGTAYPLTALEDFNQGFDVIITCTGATEPIITEKIYRKLLNGETGKKVIVDLAIPNDTAPEVIKNFPVHFIEVESLKEIARKNIQERYDELVNAEQIIDQNIKEFDLVLRQRKIEIAMSEVPQKIKAIKSKALDIVFAEEINTLDENSRQVLERVMDYMEKKYISVPMIMAKEILVNNS is encoded by the coding sequence TTGGAATATTTAAAGATACTTGCTTTCACTCATAAACAAATTGACTTAAAGTCTTTAGGGAAATTAGTTATCTGTGAGCAGACACTGGATGACAGACTGAAGAATATTCAAAATGAACTGGATGTAAAAGAAATTTTTTATATCGGTACATGTAACCGCGTTGAGTTTGTTTTTACCACTGCACACGAATTAGATCGTGAATTTATCCTTCGTTTCCTGACCGTACTGGACATGGGACTGCCTGAAGCCTACATGGACAGGTTCCTTGAAAATGTTTCTGTTTATGAACAGGTGGAAGCTTTCAATCACTTATTACGTACTTCCTGTTCACTGGAAAGTCTGGTGGTCGGAGAAAAAGAAATCCTTGCACAGGTACGCCGGGCTTATGAAGCATGCCGTATTTCTGGTTTTACTGCTGATTATATGAGAATGATCATGAATCGGGTAGTTAAAACGGCAAAGGAAGTTTATACCCATACGAATATCTCTAAAAACCCGGTTTCGGTAGTGTCATTGGCTTACCGTAAATTAAGGGACCTCACTATAACAGCCAGCTCAAGAATCCTGATCATAGGCGCCGGCGAGACTAATAAGAATTTAGCTCAATACCTTAAAAAGCACAAGTATTCTAATTTTTCTATTTTTAACAGAACGGTAGAAAATGCTGAATCTCTTGCAAAAGATTTAAATGGTACAGCTTATCCATTGACAGCACTGGAAGATTTCAATCAGGGTTTTGATGTGATCATTACCTGTACCGGTGCTACTGAACCTATCATTACAGAAAAAATTTACCGTAAACTCCTTAACGGCGAAACTGGTAAAAAAGTTATTGTAGATCTTGCAATTCCTAACGATACTGCACCTGAGGTTATCAAAAACTTCCCTGTACATTTTATTGAGGTAGAATCTTTAAAAGAGATTGCCCGTAAAAACATCCAGGAACGTTATGATGAACTGGTTAATGCAGAACAAATCATCGATCAGAATATCAAAGAGTTTGATTTAGTACTTCGTCAGCGCAAAATAGAAATTGCGATGAGTGAAGTGCCTCAAAAGATTAAAGCAATTAAAAGTAAAGCGCTGGATATTGTTTTTGCTGAAGAGATCAACACACTGGATGAAAATTCAAGACAGGTTCTTGAACGGGTGATGGACTATATGGAAAAGAAATATATTAGCGTACCGATGATCATGGCAAAGGAAATTCTGGTCAACAACAGCTAG